The proteins below are encoded in one region of Bacteroides uniformis:
- a CDS encoding hybrid sensor histidine kinase/response regulator transcription factor, with protein sequence MAKVLILLFLTISCIPIIAQSDYLFKNISSRDGLSNDFVRDMDVDGKGFIWIATEEGLNRWTGNGNTIYRENNSGLASNELTTVYYDAKSNSVWAGSRQKGISIFDCHTSQFSHLSTKEGLASDAITDIMPAGDEGLWITHVDNGISYYNRNTHKIYVYNSSTLSGLKDCNRCCRDDNNGYLYVGHITEGMSIINLKNKTVKKFYHDAQNPQSLPGNNVRSIYIDHKKNIWVGTNGGLALFNPMTEEFTSFRHEDDNPQSLVGDNVHHITETTNNVLWIASDLGGISTLDLNNFELKRQEDQLHLENITHINSGLSSPNTRVIMQDKFGHIWIGNHSTGVDFIENNRPLFHTLPFYSEKDGVKTPSRVYSIEANSGGEIWLGGENTLTCWQGNKVKKQWNVSSHLSHAYSVIYSMKQDSQGRLWMGIDDEGVLRYDPKNDTFKRIDLGMENIDVRTFYEDEQGQMWIGSEEGVYISHHDSIQRWNVPEWKRWNPIAFALMQDKQRKIWIGTLGVGIYVVDANHKQLTRLYDGNRLRTNNINQIYRDRDDGLWIATYNGLVYVKDTDQPEQTILYDEAYGLADNHIRAIQQDKLGNIWVSTYTGIACFNVYRQKFYNYDYHNGIPAGGFIEGSATILPDGTICFGSLHGVCSFNPQLINNTDIVSPIQLIACESFDRKVINRKAETTVPNDKGVISLPYYRNTFRFLFTVPDYAQEGLVEYAYQMEGLDRTWYDTEGEQQITFRNIDPGKYIFRVKARLKNGEWDEKNTASIHIVINPPIWATWYAKSLYTLLILCIIYLIFRSYKKRLLLKSSLKVEKNSLEMEKRNRQKEQELHNERLRFYTNIAHELRTPLTLIIGPLEDLKDNKGIPAAFRTKIQTIYRSAVQLLNLINQLMEFRKTETQNRQLTVGKGNLSNLITEIGLRYKELNQNEHVRINVKVEPVQENIYFDADIITIILNNLLSNAIKYTRAGHITLSMHRIKANGISYVEMIVADTGYGIDAESLPHIYDRYYQAKGKHQASGTGIGLALVKSLVDLHHGSLEVESAVEKGTTFRFRIQTDYNYPEALHKEEKVVTVVKEMAEDAEPESAFPILLVVEDNADIREYIANELQDTYKILQANNGKEGLILALRYTPNIIVSDIMMPEMDGIAMCKGIKENMNTSHIPVILLTAKDSIQDKEEGYDSGADSYLTKPFSAKLLRSRIKNLLEMRKRLARQIVENVPSTVVKNTEKRQSTSSPHPQLNRLDEAFLSKLTSLIEDNLDVEKIDTAFMIDCMNMSYSAFYRKVKALTELSPNEFVRKIKLRNSAHLLLTGEHNVSEAASMTGFNNMAHFRDCFKKEYGIPPSEYQKRYRQG encoded by the coding sequence ATGGCAAAAGTACTAATACTATTATTTCTTACAATTTCATGTATACCCATCATCGCACAGTCTGACTACTTGTTTAAGAACATCAGTAGTCGCGATGGGTTATCGAATGATTTTGTACGGGATATGGACGTGGACGGAAAAGGGTTTATTTGGATTGCCACTGAAGAGGGACTGAACCGATGGACTGGCAACGGAAATACCATATACCGGGAAAACAACTCCGGATTGGCAAGCAATGAATTGACAACCGTGTACTATGATGCGAAGAGCAATAGCGTATGGGCAGGCTCCAGACAAAAAGGCATAAGCATATTCGACTGCCATACATCGCAATTCAGCCACCTGAGTACCAAAGAAGGACTTGCCAGTGATGCTATCACAGATATCATGCCTGCTGGTGATGAAGGTTTATGGATTACTCATGTGGATAACGGAATAAGTTATTACAACCGAAATACGCACAAGATATATGTCTATAATTCTTCTACACTATCAGGATTGAAAGACTGCAATCGTTGTTGCAGAGATGACAACAACGGTTATTTGTATGTAGGACATATTACTGAAGGGATGAGCATAATCAACCTGAAAAATAAAACGGTGAAAAAATTCTATCATGATGCCCAAAATCCCCAAAGTTTGCCAGGAAACAATGTACGAAGCATTTACATAGACCATAAAAAAAATATATGGGTAGGGACAAATGGTGGGCTTGCATTATTTAATCCGATGACAGAAGAGTTTACCTCCTTTCGCCATGAAGACGACAATCCCCAATCTTTGGTTGGAGACAATGTACATCATATCACGGAAACAACAAACAATGTATTGTGGATAGCCTCGGATTTAGGAGGAATCAGCACACTCGACTTAAACAATTTTGAGCTAAAGAGACAGGAAGACCAATTACACCTTGAGAACATCACTCACATCAATAGCGGACTTTCATCCCCCAACACGCGTGTCATAATGCAGGATAAATTCGGCCATATCTGGATAGGTAACCATAGTACTGGCGTTGACTTCATAGAGAACAACCGCCCCCTTTTCCATACCCTGCCCTTCTATAGTGAAAAGGATGGAGTGAAAACACCCAGCCGAGTGTATAGCATAGAAGCGAATAGCGGAGGGGAAATATGGCTGGGAGGAGAAAATACGTTAACCTGCTGGCAGGGCAACAAAGTAAAAAAGCAATGGAATGTTTCTTCACACTTGTCACATGCTTATTCCGTTATTTATAGTATGAAACAAGACAGCCAAGGTAGACTTTGGATGGGTATTGATGACGAAGGAGTACTACGCTATGATCCCAAGAATGATACTTTCAAGCGTATTGATTTGGGTATGGAGAATATAGATGTACGCACTTTTTACGAAGATGAACAAGGACAAATGTGGATAGGAAGTGAGGAAGGAGTCTATATCAGCCACCATGATAGCATCCAAAGATGGAATGTACCGGAGTGGAAACGGTGGAATCCGATTGCATTCGCTCTTATGCAAGATAAACAACGAAAAATATGGATAGGGACATTGGGAGTAGGAATCTACGTTGTTGATGCAAACCATAAACAATTGACAAGACTGTATGACGGCAATCGCCTGCGTACCAATAACATCAATCAAATTTACCGAGACCGGGATGACGGACTGTGGATAGCTACATATAATGGACTGGTCTATGTGAAAGATACCGACCAACCGGAACAGACTATATTATACGATGAGGCGTATGGACTTGCCGACAACCATATCCGAGCCATCCAGCAAGACAAACTGGGTAATATTTGGGTAAGTACCTATACGGGGATTGCCTGTTTTAATGTTTACCGCCAGAAATTCTACAATTATGATTATCACAACGGGATACCTGCAGGAGGCTTTATCGAAGGCTCGGCAACTATCTTGCCGGACGGAACTATCTGCTTCGGTTCTTTACATGGTGTCTGTTCTTTCAATCCACAACTTATCAATAATACGGATATTGTCTCCCCTATCCAACTCATCGCTTGCGAAAGTTTTGACCGTAAGGTAATAAACAGAAAAGCAGAAACAACAGTTCCCAATGACAAAGGGGTAATCAGCCTGCCTTATTACCGCAATACATTCCGCTTTTTATTCACCGTACCAGATTACGCACAAGAAGGTCTAGTTGAGTATGCCTACCAAATGGAGGGACTGGACAGAACGTGGTATGATACCGAAGGAGAACAACAAATAACCTTCCGAAACATAGATCCGGGTAAATATATCTTCCGAGTTAAAGCACGGCTGAAAAATGGTGAATGGGATGAAAAAAATACTGCATCCATACACATTGTCATTAATCCGCCGATTTGGGCAACATGGTATGCCAAATCATTATATACCTTATTAATATTGTGCATTATTTATCTCATCTTCCGTTCATACAAAAAAAGACTGCTGCTGAAGAGTTCTTTAAAGGTGGAGAAAAACTCGCTGGAGATGGAAAAGAGAAATCGGCAGAAAGAACAAGAACTGCACAATGAACGGCTTCGCTTCTATACAAATATCGCACATGAATTACGTACTCCGCTTACGCTGATTATCGGTCCGTTGGAGGATTTAAAGGATAACAAAGGCATACCCGCCGCTTTCCGTACAAAAATACAGACCATATACCGCAGTGCCGTGCAACTGCTCAATCTTATCAACCAACTGATGGAATTCCGCAAGACCGAAACTCAAAACAGACAACTGACTGTGGGTAAAGGCAACCTGAGCAATCTGATTACAGAAATAGGATTGAGATATAAGGAGCTGAATCAAAATGAGCATGTAAGAATCAATGTCAAAGTGGAACCTGTACAGGAAAATATCTATTTCGATGCGGATATCATCACGATCATACTTAACAATCTGTTGTCCAATGCCATCAAATACACTCGGGCAGGACATATCACACTCTCCATGCACCGAATAAAGGCAAATGGCATAAGCTATGTAGAAATGATAGTGGCAGATACTGGCTATGGAATTGACGCAGAGTCCTTGCCGCACATTTACGACCGATACTATCAAGCGAAGGGCAAGCACCAGGCTTCGGGTACCGGTATCGGGCTGGCATTGGTGAAGTCGCTCGTTGATTTGCACCACGGTTCACTGGAGGTGGAAAGTGCCGTGGAGAAAGGAACGACTTTCCGCTTCCGCATACAAACCGATTACAATTACCCCGAGGCATTGCACAAGGAAGAAAAAGTGGTTACTGTTGTAAAGGAAATGGCAGAAGATGCCGAACCGGAAAGTGCATTCCCTATTCTGTTGGTGGTGGAAGACAATGCTGACATCCGGGAATATATAGCCAATGAATTACAAGATACATATAAAATATTGCAAGCCAATAACGGAAAGGAGGGTCTGATTTTGGCGTTAAGATACACTCCAAATATTATAGTGAGTGACATCATGATGCCGGAAATGGATGGCATAGCCATGTGCAAGGGCATCAAGGAGAACATGAATACCAGCCACATCCCTGTCATCCTCCTTACAGCCAAGGACTCCATACAAGATAAAGAAGAGGGGTACGACAGTGGAGCCGACTCTTACTTGACCAAACCTTTCAGTGCGAAACTATTGAGGAGTCGCATCAAGAACTTGTTGGAGATGCGGAAACGCCTTGCCCGGCAAATTGTGGAAAATGTTCCGTCTACGGTGGTCAAGAACACCGAAAAGCGACAATCTACTTCATCCCCTCATCCGCAATTGAACAGATTGGACGAAGCCTTTCTCTCTAAATTGACTTCATTGATAGAAGATAATCTGGATGTAGAGAAAATAGACACCGCTTTTATGATTGATTGTATGAACATGAGTTATTCTGCCTTCTATCGTAAAGTAAAAGCTTTGACAGAACTTAGTCCCAATGAATTTGTTCGAAAGATTAAGCTAAGAAATAGTGCACATCTATTACTTACAGGAGAACATAATGTGTCAGAAGCCGCCTCAATGACCGGCTTTAACAATATGGCACACTTCCGCGATTGTTTCAAAAAAGAATATGGCATTCCTCCATCCGAATATCAGAAACGATATAGACAGGGGTAA
- a CDS encoding alpha-d-galacturonidase, with the protein MTTLKDLFAGLLLVIFFPICSWAEGVKLQPVEVEAPFPMDSVFLCIFPQRDFLITKYGAKAGGKKLNTKAIAKAITACHLVGGGRVVIPKGEWLTGPIHLKSNINLYMEEGAVLRFTDTPSDYLPAVMTSWEGMECYNYSPLIYASDCENIAITGKGVLAPKMDTWRIWFARPQAHMEALRKLYTMASTDVPVEERQMAVGENNLRPHLIHLNRCRNVLLDGFKIRESPFWTIHLYMCKGGIVRGLDVKANGHNNDGIDLEMSRNFLIENCKFDQGDDAVVIKSGRNRDAWRLGTPCENIVVRNCQVMEGHTLLGIGSELSGGVRNVYMHHCDVPASVHCLFFIKTNRRRGGIVENIYLEDVTCKDTEYLVGLDMDILYQWRELVPTYEERLTRIEGIHVKDIRCGSADFVYELCGDERLPPKDITIRNIVVDNSKGVPNQSHHITGLTLDSICYSHIRPDMVTKPRKRWR; encoded by the coding sequence ATGACAACATTAAAAGATTTATTTGCTGGTTTGCTTCTTGTTATCTTCTTTCCCATTTGCTCATGGGCTGAAGGGGTGAAGCTTCAGCCGGTGGAGGTAGAGGCTCCTTTCCCTATGGACTCTGTATTTTTGTGTATATTCCCACAGAGGGATTTCTTGATAACCAAATATGGAGCTAAGGCAGGAGGAAAAAAACTGAATACAAAGGCAATAGCCAAGGCAATCACTGCCTGTCATTTGGTAGGTGGCGGTCGTGTAGTCATTCCCAAAGGAGAATGGCTGACTGGTCCTATCCACTTGAAAAGCAATATAAACCTCTACATGGAGGAAGGAGCGGTATTGCGTTTTACAGACACTCCTTCGGATTATCTTCCGGCGGTAATGACCTCATGGGAAGGCATGGAGTGTTATAACTACTCTCCGCTAATTTATGCATCTGATTGCGAAAACATCGCCATTACAGGAAAAGGAGTATTGGCTCCCAAGATGGATACATGGAGAATATGGTTTGCCCGTCCGCAAGCTCACATGGAGGCTTTGAGGAAGTTATATACAATGGCTTCCACTGATGTTCCTGTGGAAGAAAGGCAAATGGCTGTTGGTGAGAATAACCTCCGTCCTCATCTGATTCATCTGAACCGTTGCAGGAATGTGTTGCTTGACGGCTTTAAGATCAGGGAAAGTCCCTTTTGGACTATACACCTTTATATGTGCAAGGGTGGCATTGTCCGTGGTCTTGATGTCAAGGCGAACGGCCACAACAACGATGGCATAGATTTGGAAATGAGCCGTAATTTCCTGATAGAGAATTGCAAGTTTGACCAGGGAGATGATGCTGTAGTTATTAAATCGGGGCGAAACCGAGATGCGTGGAGATTGGGCACCCCTTGTGAGAATATCGTTGTACGTAATTGTCAGGTAATGGAAGGACATACTCTATTGGGCATTGGCAGTGAACTGTCTGGAGGTGTGCGAAACGTTTATATGCATCATTGTGATGTACCCGCATCTGTGCATTGCTTATTCTTTATCAAAACCAACCGAAGGCGGGGTGGAATTGTGGAAAACATCTACTTGGAAGATGTTACGTGCAAGGATACTGAATATTTGGTTGGGTTGGACATGGATATTCTCTATCAATGGCGGGAGTTGGTTCCTACTTATGAGGAACGTCTTACCCGTATCGAGGGAATTCATGTGAAGGACATTCGGTGTGGTTCCGCGGATTTTGTCTATGAGTTGTGCGGTGACGAAAGGTTGCCACCCAAGGACATTACTATTCGAAACATTGTAGTGGATAATTCCAAGGGAGTCCCCAATCAGAGCCATCATATTACAGGACTTACATTGGATAGTATTTGTTATTCTCATATTCGGCCGGATATGGTGACAAAACCACGGAAAAGATGGCGCTGA
- a CDS encoding glycoside hydrolase family 2 TIM barrel-domain containing protein — translation MQKRNLLIIILFLFTGTIGWSAERIRQNFDFDWQFRLGEQGIYKPVQLPHDWSIELDFNEEVGPESGYLPGGIGYYKKDFNVPASYKGKRVSIVFDGIYHKATIYLNGQEVDYHRYGYTSFETDLTPYLKYGGKNTLSVKVDHSEKSRWYTGSGIYRHVWMQVTNPIHVKMWGTYITTPRVSAESAIVSCVTTVANTSALTGEIEIMQRIVDAQGNLLKINGKQYAARTEVVMPENGTKDIAQSFTLSNPQLWNLEKPYLYRLETILKQKGKVIDRYTTRFGVRTIGFDKDKGFFLNGKNIKMKGACLHQDAGCLGVAVPNRSYERRLTILKEFGANAIRCSHNPPSPEFLNYCDSIGFLVVDEAFDKWKSGYYEQFFDECWQQDIRDMIVRDRNHPSIVLWSIGNELAEATRKDNVGVERATLLRDFVHKLEPTRPTMLALAPAYQDKFASVTDVVGYNYSELSYIEDKKKHPERIGLISESYPYYSGLRPYEARDYSPKNPWNYVMENDYFCGSFVWAGVDYIGESMGWPSKGWAATLFDMCMDEKPRAAYLRAMWTDKPVLKMAVVDYSIDEDPGKDHWQTPPMVHDWTFPYTDSRVLPIHTPSNCDEVVLIDPRGKKYGPRKPKDYLNNTIIWNQPYRPGKVVAIGYKDGKEVCRDSIQTSKIKAACFTLTPDKTVLQADGQDLAFIALQLFDENGVPVRINDRVVNATVEGTGKLLGIDSGEMRRAYRFNSHELPTYQGRCMLVIQAGRSKGMMSVKVCVEGLPEQTITIKVH, via the coding sequence ATGCAGAAACGTAATTTATTAATAATCATTTTATTCTTGTTTACCGGGACAATAGGATGGTCTGCCGAACGTATCCGGCAGAATTTTGATTTCGATTGGCAGTTCCGTTTGGGAGAACAAGGTATCTATAAACCTGTCCAGCTTCCGCATGACTGGAGTATTGAACTGGACTTTAACGAAGAGGTGGGTCCTGAAAGTGGATATTTGCCGGGGGGTATAGGTTATTATAAGAAAGATTTCAATGTGCCTGCGTCTTACAAAGGTAAGCGGGTCAGCATTGTGTTCGATGGCATCTATCATAAAGCTACCATCTATCTGAACGGACAGGAGGTAGATTACCATCGTTACGGATATACTTCATTTGAAACTGACTTGACTCCTTACTTGAAATATGGAGGAAAGAATACATTGAGCGTGAAGGTAGATCATTCGGAGAAATCGCGCTGGTACACTGGCTCGGGTATTTATCGCCACGTATGGATGCAAGTAACCAATCCGATACATGTCAAGATGTGGGGTACATATATTACCACTCCCCGAGTGTCGGCAGAATCGGCCATCGTATCTTGTGTAACAACTGTAGCCAATACTTCGGCATTGACCGGTGAAATAGAAATTATGCAACGAATAGTGGATGCACAAGGCAATCTGTTGAAGATAAACGGCAAGCAGTATGCAGCCCGAACAGAGGTTGTGATGCCGGAAAACGGGACAAAAGATATTGCACAGTCTTTCACGCTGTCCAACCCACAATTGTGGAATTTGGAAAAACCTTATCTTTATCGTTTGGAAACAATATTGAAACAAAAGGGAAAGGTGATAGACCGTTACACGACCCGTTTCGGGGTGCGGACCATCGGTTTCGATAAGGACAAAGGCTTCTTCTTGAACGGGAAGAATATCAAGATGAAAGGTGCGTGCCTGCATCAGGATGCTGGATGCTTGGGGGTTGCCGTTCCAAACCGTTCATACGAACGCCGTCTGACTATCTTAAAGGAGTTTGGAGCAAATGCCATCCGCTGTTCACACAATCCGCCTTCACCGGAGTTCTTGAATTATTGTGATTCCATTGGTTTCTTAGTCGTTGACGAGGCTTTCGACAAGTGGAAGTCGGGATATTATGAGCAGTTCTTTGATGAATGTTGGCAACAAGATATTCGTGACATGATTGTGCGCGACCGTAACCATCCTTCCATCGTCCTTTGGAGTATCGGCAATGAATTGGCAGAAGCCACCCGTAAGGACAACGTGGGTGTGGAACGTGCCACCTTGTTGCGTGACTTCGTACATAAATTAGAACCGACACGTCCAACCATGTTGGCACTGGCACCGGCATACCAAGATAAGTTTGCTTCAGTAACTGATGTGGTAGGGTATAATTATAGCGAACTATCTTATATAGAGGACAAGAAAAAGCATCCTGAACGAATCGGCCTGATAAGTGAAAGTTATCCCTATTATAGCGGATTGAGACCTTATGAGGCAAGGGATTACTCTCCCAAGAATCCGTGGAATTATGTGATGGAAAATGATTACTTTTGTGGATCGTTTGTTTGGGCCGGAGTCGATTATATCGGAGAAAGCATGGGTTGGCCGAGTAAGGGATGGGCTGCTACGCTTTTCGATATGTGCATGGACGAGAAGCCTCGTGCCGCCTATTTACGTGCGATGTGGACAGACAAGCCTGTCTTGAAAATGGCTGTCGTGGACTATAGCATAGATGAAGATCCGGGTAAGGACCACTGGCAGACACCGCCTATGGTGCATGACTGGACTTTTCCATATACCGATTCACGTGTGTTGCCAATTCATACCCCATCTAATTGTGACGAAGTGGTACTGATAGATCCACGTGGAAAGAAATATGGACCGCGCAAACCGAAAGACTATCTGAATAATACCATTATTTGGAATCAGCCTTATCGACCTGGGAAGGTGGTTGCTATCGGATACAAGGATGGTAAAGAGGTGTGCCGCGACAGCATTCAGACAAGTAAAATTAAAGCAGCATGTTTCACACTTACACCTGACAAAACCGTATTGCAAGCAGACGGACAAGACCTTGCTTTCATTGCTTTACAATTATTTGATGAAAATGGGGTGCCTGTAAGGATAAACGACCGTGTGGTAAATGCAACAGTGGAAGGCACTGGAAAATTGCTGGGGATAGATAGTGGAGAAATGCGTCGAGCATATCGTTTCAACAGCCATGAGCTTCCTACTTATCAGGGCAGGTGCATGCTGGTGATACAGGCTGGACGAAGTAAGGGGATGATGAGCGTAAAGGTTTGCGTAGAAGGCCTTCCTGAACAAACAATAACGATAAAAGTACACTAA
- a CDS encoding DUF4978 domain-containing protein encodes MKHRLVVLSLCYCCMNWSAMANAKNVVPTERKQQVISNVDTSLEGTQKYVLRVTGTPFYMTNIQLRLDLLRYSEEWSMDLCEKLVAQVAADGFNTVSVPVHWYEVEPKKDRFDWTILDSYLKLVNKYGLKMEMLWFGANSGGHVQWLGRPNKNAVHLRTPDYVLYSPSPSSKETTSEFTIRRDMSDYTLDIADDRLRERETYVLKEVMNHIADWDAANEKKHPVIGVQINNEFIGMRTTFPNSLAISYLNGVAGAVKQSDYVVWTRANCVFWNVAGRIQENEAHRLSGEKTNLDFVGIDTYRHHFASDASFIASMRNNVPYVGKNFRMIMETNSGIPISAQMHLAALSGNAAFDYYSIEALYGRNGNKIVPLVGHLDDIRRMNKILQSDPVDLATKTHGYGLFVHNWEGVDGGTSTANSGISYSPIYPTSQGISILRSDTEVVLMSTGGGRFTLPVGMQVESASYGYFDKGNQWVGQGNVSLGQTELFDTASDKNPSVFVEAGTTVLLKCKGTLFPKPYQIVQAEFVSLSSDAVAEYDIQNIGFAGNGYVKLPSHEGAYITWEQLDGKEGGEHIIRIRYSLEDNRQASHILTVNGKSYRIKLEPTGGGTKYNYFSISVPLQKGKNNTIHLETTGNYYRPNRVVVPAPAGNIDEIQIL; translated from the coding sequence ATGAAACACAGATTGGTAGTATTATCATTATGCTATTGCTGCATGAACTGGTCGGCAATGGCAAACGCGAAAAATGTTGTTCCTACAGAAAGGAAGCAACAGGTCATTTCAAATGTAGACACAAGCCTTGAAGGTACACAGAAGTATGTGCTTCGGGTGACAGGTACGCCGTTTTATATGACCAATATACAGTTGCGGCTGGATTTGCTGAGATATTCTGAAGAATGGAGCATGGACTTGTGTGAAAAACTTGTTGCGCAAGTGGCGGCAGACGGATTCAATACAGTGTCTGTTCCGGTACATTGGTATGAGGTGGAGCCGAAAAAGGACCGGTTCGATTGGACTATCCTGGACAGTTATCTGAAGCTGGTGAATAAATATGGGTTAAAAATGGAAATGCTCTGGTTTGGTGCAAACAGCGGAGGGCATGTGCAATGGCTGGGACGTCCTAATAAAAATGCCGTACACTTACGCACACCGGACTATGTGCTTTATTCCCCTTCACCATCTTCTAAAGAAACAACTAGTGAATTTACCATCCGGAGAGATATGTCTGACTACACGTTGGATATTGCAGATGACCGTTTGCGCGAAAGGGAAACCTATGTGTTGAAAGAAGTAATGAACCACATAGCCGATTGGGATGCTGCCAATGAGAAGAAGCATCCTGTAATCGGTGTGCAAATCAATAATGAATTCATTGGGATGCGAACCACGTTTCCCAATTCGTTAGCTATTTCTTATCTGAATGGAGTGGCCGGTGCGGTGAAACAATCGGATTATGTTGTATGGACCCGTGCCAATTGTGTGTTTTGGAACGTTGCCGGACGGATCCAAGAGAATGAAGCCCACAGGCTTTCAGGGGAAAAGACTAATCTTGATTTTGTAGGAATTGACACTTACCGGCATCATTTTGCTTCGGATGCCTCATTCATTGCCAGTATGCGTAACAATGTCCCATACGTTGGCAAGAATTTCCGGATGATTATGGAAACCAATTCGGGTATTCCTATCTCTGCCCAGATGCATTTGGCTGCCTTGTCGGGCAATGCTGCTTTCGACTATTATAGTATAGAAGCGCTCTATGGCAGGAATGGGAACAAGATTGTTCCGCTGGTAGGGCACTTGGACGACATACGGCGCATGAACAAGATTTTACAGAGCGACCCGGTGGACCTTGCTACCAAGACGCATGGTTACGGATTGTTTGTACACAATTGGGAAGGCGTTGATGGAGGTACGAGTACTGCCAACAGCGGAATATCATACTCCCCTATTTATCCGACATCGCAAGGTATCAGTATTCTGCGTAGTGATACGGAGGTAGTTTTGATGAGCACCGGTGGAGGACGTTTCACATTGCCTGTTGGCATGCAAGTGGAAAGCGCATCGTATGGTTATTTCGATAAAGGTAATCAGTGGGTGGGACAAGGTAACGTCAGCTTGGGACAAACGGAATTGTTCGACACGGCATCTGACAAAAATCCGTCGGTATTCGTGGAGGCAGGCACTACCGTGTTACTGAAATGCAAAGGGACCTTGTTCCCGAAACCTTATCAGATAGTCCAGGCAGAGTTTGTATCGCTCAGTTCGGATGCTGTTGCGGAATATGACATCCAGAATATTGGGTTTGCCGGGAATGGTTATGTGAAATTGCCTTCTCATGAGGGTGCATATATTACTTGGGAACAACTGGACGGTAAGGAAGGGGGCGAACATATCATCCGCATCCGTTATTCTTTGGAGGACAACCGGCAGGCCAGCCATATTCTGACTGTGAACGGGAAATCTTATCGGATAAAACTGGAACCTACAGGAGGAGGCACTAAATATAATTATTTCAGTATTTCTGTACCGTTGCAGAAGGGGAAAAACAATACCATTCATTTGGAAACGACAGGTAACTATTATCGTCCTAATAGGGTTGTTGTGCCAGCTCCTGCAGGAAATATCGATGAAATACAGATACTATGA